One genomic window of Roseobacter ponti includes the following:
- a CDS encoding UbiH/UbiF/VisC/COQ6 family ubiquinone biosynthesis hydroxylase codes for MEFDTDIIVVGGGLNGPVLALALSSAGLSVTVIDALPAPVRKKSGFDGRSYALALASARLMQGIGVWDTLDDKAQPILDIKVTDGRAGEGPSPFFMHFDHAEIEEGPMGYMVEDRHLRPALLKAMNAHKNITQISERRVTGQQTDPTGVRVTLDDGQTLRGRVLAGCDGRSSGTAKRAGIARTGWPYDQTALVCALEHALPHNGVAHQFFMPAGPLAILPLTGNRSSIVWSEKTDAAQRINEMPDSDYLDVLRPRFGSFLGEISLAGERFTYPLSLSLATELVADRTALVGDAAHGVHPIAGQGLNAGLRDIAALAEVLADASRRGEDIGARGTLERYQTWRRFDNATLALATDAFNRLFSNDNPLLRAARDIGMGLINKAPALRRGFIREAAGLTGDLPRLLRGRPL; via the coding sequence ATGGAATTTGACACAGATATCATCGTGGTCGGCGGCGGGCTGAACGGACCGGTGCTGGCCCTCGCGCTGTCGTCCGCCGGGCTGTCCGTGACCGTCATTGATGCCCTGCCCGCCCCTGTCCGGAAAAAATCAGGCTTTGACGGGCGGTCTTATGCGCTGGCGCTGGCCTCTGCGCGGCTGATGCAGGGGATCGGCGTCTGGGACACACTGGATGACAAGGCACAACCCATCCTCGACATCAAAGTCACCGACGGGCGCGCGGGCGAAGGGCCGTCGCCGTTTTTCATGCATTTTGACCATGCCGAGATCGAAGAAGGGCCGATGGGATATATGGTCGAAGACCGTCATCTCCGTCCTGCTCTGCTGAAAGCGATGAACGCGCATAAGAACATCACCCAGATCAGTGAACGCCGCGTGACAGGACAGCAGACCGACCCCACCGGGGTGCGCGTGACCCTTGACGACGGGCAGACCCTGCGGGGCCGCGTGCTTGCGGGCTGTGACGGGCGCAGTTCGGGCACGGCGAAACGCGCGGGCATCGCGCGTACAGGGTGGCCTTACGATCAGACGGCGCTGGTCTGTGCTCTCGAACACGCGCTGCCGCACAACGGTGTCGCGCATCAGTTTTTCATGCCGGCGGGTCCGCTGGCCATTCTGCCGCTCACCGGCAACCGGTCCTCAATCGTCTGGAGCGAAAAGACGGATGCGGCACAGCGCATCAACGAAATGCCGGACAGCGACTATCTGGATGTTCTGCGCCCGCGGTTCGGCAGTTTTCTGGGTGAGATCAGCCTCGCCGGCGAACGGTTCACCTATCCGCTTTCGCTGTCTCTTGCCACCGAACTTGTAGCCGACCGGACAGCGCTTGTGGGCGATGCCGCACATGGCGTGCACCCGATTGCCGGCCAGGGGCTGAACGCCGGCCTGCGGGATATTGCAGCACTGGCTGAGGTGCTTGCCGATGCATCGCGCCGCGGCGAAGACATCGGCGCACGCGGCACGCTGGAGCGGTATCAGACCTGGCGGCGCTTTGATAACGCGACGCTGGCTCTCGCGACGGACGCATTCAACAGGCTGTTCTCGAACGATAACCCGCTCCTCAGAGCCGCGCGTGATATCGGGATGGGTCTGATCAACAAAGCGCCCGCGCTGCGCCGCGGTTTTATCCGGGAAGCCGCGGGCCTGACCGGTGATCTGCCGCGCCTGCTCAGGGGCCGGCCGCTTTAG
- a CDS encoding amidase — protein sequence MQDWLKMTATALGQGIGSGGIDPGALTETYLDAIEAHPLRDRIYARVTQERARAEAAASAARAAAGRRLSALDGVPVSWKDLFDTAGTETEAGSGLLKGRVPDRDARVLANATAAGLVCLGKTHMSELAFSGLGHNPSTATPPCINDPAAVPGGSSSGAAASVAFDLAAAGAGSDTGGSVRIPSAWNDLVGLKTTVGRLSLEGVVPLALKFDTVGPLCRSVSDAALMLAALEGGKPADLTGVSLKGRRIALLETVAFDDIRDAPLGAFQDAVIRLSAAGAKISRISVPELEEAMALTTCLYTSEAYGLWKDVIEAAPDKMYPEILQRFRLGKNHSAPEYVAAWATLEKVRRVYDAATAGFDAVILPTAPILPPDLERLNTDHDYYVTENLLSLRNTRIGNLMGLCALSLPTGVPSCGLMMMAPPDQEAALLRIGAAAEAALA from the coding sequence ATGCAGGACTGGCTTAAAATGACCGCGACGGCACTGGGACAGGGTATCGGGTCAGGCGGGATCGACCCCGGTGCGCTCACGGAAACCTATCTGGACGCCATAGAGGCGCATCCCCTGCGCGACCGAATTTACGCGCGGGTGACGCAGGAGCGCGCGCGCGCGGAGGCCGCAGCCTCGGCGGCACGGGCCGCAGCGGGCAGGCGGTTGTCGGCGCTCGACGGCGTTCCGGTGAGCTGGAAAGACCTTTTTGACACGGCAGGTACGGAAACCGAGGCGGGCTCTGGTCTGCTCAAAGGTCGGGTGCCTGACCGGGATGCGCGCGTGCTGGCAAACGCCACGGCCGCCGGTCTCGTTTGTCTGGGCAAGACTCATATGAGTGAGCTTGCTTTTTCCGGTCTGGGGCATAATCCGAGCACCGCAACGCCCCCATGCATCAATGACCCTGCCGCTGTGCCGGGCGGATCGTCATCCGGTGCCGCGGCATCGGTTGCCTTTGATCTCGCGGCGGCGGGCGCAGGCTCTGATACGGGCGGATCCGTGCGCATTCCTTCTGCGTGGAACGACCTGGTGGGGTTGAAAACGACTGTGGGGCGGCTCAGTCTCGAAGGCGTTGTGCCGCTCGCGCTGAAATTTGATACCGTCGGTCCGCTCTGCCGCTCGGTGTCTGATGCGGCGCTGATGCTTGCCGCACTCGAAGGCGGCAAACCGGCTGATCTCACTGGTGTCAGTCTGAAAGGGCGCCGGATCGCCCTGCTGGAAACCGTTGCATTCGACGATATCCGTGATGCGCCGCTGGGCGCTTTTCAGGATGCTGTGATCCGGCTCAGCGCAGCCGGAGCAAAGATTTCGCGCATCTCGGTGCCGGAGCTGGAAGAGGCGATGGCGCTGACAACATGTCTCTATACATCAGAGGCTTACGGCCTCTGGAAAGACGTGATCGAGGCGGCGCCGGATAAAATGTATCCTGAAATCCTGCAGCGTTTCCGGCTGGGTAAAAACCATTCTGCTCCGGAGTATGTTGCCGCCTGGGCCACGCTTGAAAAGGTGCGCAGAGTGTATGACGCGGCCACCGCCGGGTTTGATGCCGTGATATTGCCGACCGCACCCATTCTGCCACCGGATCTGGAACGGCTGAACACGGATCATGACTACTACGTCACTGAAAATCTGCTGTCGCTGCGCAATACCAGGATAGGCAATCTGATGGGACTTTGTGCCCTCAGCCTGCCTACCGGGGTGCCGTCCTGCGGGCTGATGATGATGGCGCCACCGGATCAGGAAGCGGCACTGCTGCGCATCGGTGCTGCTGCCGAAGCGGCACTGGCCTAA
- a CDS encoding aminotransferase class I/II-fold pyridoxal phosphate-dependent enzyme has product MYPERFSNLPAHVWPRLRALLDVHEGGGEPVNMTIGEPKHAFPSWVTDRIVEHSKGFNQYPPNDAAPELREAITGFIKRRYGVPLDPDSQVMALNGTREGLYNAVMTLCPETKNGQRPAILMPNPFYPVYMIGALSVSAEPVMVPATAETGHLPDYRSLPEEVLNRTTAAYICSPANPQGAVADYDYWRDLIALAEEFDFVILADECYSEIYRETPPVGALQVACETGADMNRVVVFHSLSKRSNLPGLRSGFVAGSAENIREIKQLRNYAGAPLPLPVQLASAEVWNDEAHVIENRALYQEKYELADRLLGNVPGYMSPEAGFFLWLPVENDETAAVKLWRETGVRVLPGGYLAHERGGVNPGQGYIRAAMVAPKAETARGIELIRDCLYPQ; this is encoded by the coding sequence GTGTACCCTGAGCGGTTTTCGAACCTTCCGGCTCATGTATGGCCGCGTTTGCGCGCATTGCTTGATGTGCACGAGGGCGGTGGTGAGCCCGTTAATATGACAATCGGTGAGCCGAAGCATGCGTTTCCATCCTGGGTGACGGACAGGATTGTCGAGCATTCAAAAGGCTTTAACCAGTATCCGCCGAATGATGCCGCGCCTGAGCTGCGCGAGGCGATCACCGGTTTCATCAAACGCCGTTACGGCGTGCCGCTTGATCCTGATAGCCAGGTGATGGCGCTCAATGGCACCCGCGAGGGGCTCTACAACGCGGTGATGACGCTTTGCCCGGAGACAAAAAATGGCCAGCGTCCCGCGATCCTGATGCCCAATCCGTTCTATCCGGTCTATATGATCGGCGCGCTTTCTGTGTCAGCAGAGCCCGTGATGGTGCCCGCAACCGCTGAGACCGGCCATCTGCCCGATTACCGGAGCCTGCCCGAGGAGGTTCTGAACCGCACAACGGCCGCCTATATCTGTTCGCCTGCCAATCCACAGGGTGCTGTGGCGGATTACGATTACTGGCGCGACCTGATCGCGCTGGCCGAAGAATTTGATTTCGTGATCCTCGCCGATGAATGTTATTCCGAGATTTACCGCGAAACGCCGCCCGTTGGCGCGCTGCAGGTCGCCTGTGAAACCGGTGCTGATATGAACCGGGTGGTAGTGTTTCATTCGCTTTCCAAACGGTCGAACCTGCCGGGGCTGCGTTCGGGATTTGTTGCCGGCAGTGCTGAAAACATCCGTGAGATCAAACAGCTGCGCAATTACGCAGGCGCGCCTTTGCCGCTACCGGTACAGCTCGCATCCGCCGAGGTCTGGAATGACGAAGCGCACGTGATCGAAAACCGCGCGCTATACCAGGAAAAATACGAACTTGCCGACAGGCTCCTTGGCAATGTGCCCGGATACATGAGCCCCGAGGCCGGTTTTTTCCTGTGGCTGCCGGTTGAGAACGACGAAACAGCAGCCGTAAAGCTGTGGCGCGAGACAGGGGTTCGGGTTCTGCCCGGCGGGTATCTGGCGCACGAACGGGGCGGTGTGAACCCCGGTCAGGGATATATCAGGGCCGCCATGGTGGCCCCAAAAGCGGAAACGGCGCGCGGGATCGAACTGATCCGCGACTGCCTTTATCCGCAATAA
- a CDS encoding DNA translocase FtsK has protein sequence MAYQTRGRDPLLDSNMAEAMEKRGKELFGLVLIVLGLMACAMIASYSPDDPNWMVSTDAPTQNWMGRIGAAIAAPLFMIVGWGSWGLGIVLVAWGLRFALHAGAERAIGRLIFAPIAIAACSIYAATLTPDGNWLDTHSFGLGGLFGDTVMGALLTLLPVGSAVTIKLMSFLMALGIVALGGFVLGFTRPEVSKIARFLLLGLVMVYAVMMSLLGRGASRTLQAAQSASASFADRREQTRAAAAGPALTTEVTPATGAPAFHNPEETKPGLFSRMPGMMRRQEPLVETDPEGYNAADYDEDAPGEDRIKARIADVIRSRVRSGTAIHTPVTAPLTQGRGRGPDPLLLDTSGARAEPPLTARGATVPPAPEMAADDDAALFEEPVTEAPHVPVAEPRRVVQQPVRKPVLPSRRAQAEAQPGLSFDDSHLGFELPPLSLLENPVEVPRLHLSDEALEENARMLETVLDDYGVKGEIVAVRPGPVVTMYELEPAPGLKASRVIGLADDIARSMAALSARVSTVPGRSVIGIELPNESREKVVLREILSTRDFGDGNQRLPLALGKDIGGDPIVANLAKMPHLLIAGTTGSGKSVAINTMILSLLYKLTPEECRMIMIDPKMLELSVYDGIPHLLSPVVTDPKKAVVALKWVVGEMEERYRKMSKMGVRNIEGYNGRVREALSKGELFSRTVQTGFDEDTGEPVFETEENTPVALPYIVVIVDEMADLMMVAGKEIEACIQRLAQMARASGIHLIMATQRPSVDVITGTIKANFPTRISFQVTSKIDSRTILGEMGAEQLLGMGDMLYMAGGAKITRCHGPFVSDEEVEEIVNHLKQFGEPDYVSGVVEGPADDKESDIDAVLGLGGNTDGEDALYDTAVQVVINDRKCSTSYIQRKLAIGYNKAARLVEQMEDQGLVSPANHVGKRDILVPEQG, from the coding sequence ATGGCATATCAGACACGTGGACGCGACCCGCTGCTGGACAGCAATATGGCTGAGGCGATGGAGAAACGCGGCAAAGAGCTTTTTGGCCTTGTGCTGATTGTGCTCGGGCTGATGGCCTGTGCGATGATCGCGTCGTATTCTCCGGATGATCCGAACTGGATGGTGTCCACGGATGCGCCGACGCAGAACTGGATGGGCCGGATCGGTGCTGCGATTGCTGCACCGCTCTTTATGATCGTGGGCTGGGGGTCCTGGGGGCTGGGCATAGTTCTGGTGGCCTGGGGTCTGCGCTTTGCGCTGCATGCGGGTGCGGAACGCGCCATCGGGCGGCTTATTTTTGCGCCGATCGCGATTGCGGCCTGTTCGATCTATGCGGCGACGCTGACGCCTGACGGCAACTGGCTTGATACGCACAGCTTCGGTCTGGGTGGTCTTTTCGGCGATACGGTGATGGGTGCGCTGCTGACGCTGTTACCGGTGGGGTCCGCTGTCACGATCAAGCTGATGTCGTTTCTCATGGCGCTTGGCATTGTCGCGCTTGGTGGCTTCGTGCTCGGGTTCACGCGGCCCGAAGTCTCGAAAATCGCGCGTTTTCTGCTGCTGGGCCTGGTGATGGTCTATGCGGTGATGATGTCGCTGCTTGGTCGCGGCGCAAGCCGCACATTGCAGGCGGCGCAATCCGCGTCTGCCAGCTTTGCCGATCGCCGGGAGCAGACCCGGGCTGCTGCTGCCGGGCCTGCGCTGACCACTGAAGTGACCCCGGCAACCGGTGCCCCGGCATTTCACAACCCCGAAGAAACAAAACCAGGGCTCTTTTCCCGCATGCCCGGGATGATGCGCCGGCAGGAGCCGTTGGTTGAGACGGACCCGGAGGGCTATAACGCTGCGGATTACGATGAGGACGCGCCCGGCGAGGACCGGATCAAGGCGCGGATTGCTGATGTGATCCGCTCGCGTGTACGGTCGGGGACAGCCATCCACACACCCGTTACCGCGCCGCTGACGCAGGGGCGCGGGCGCGGTCCCGATCCGCTGCTGCTGGATACATCGGGCGCGCGGGCCGAGCCGCCGCTGACAGCGCGGGGGGCGACTGTTCCGCCGGCCCCTGAGATGGCGGCAGATGATGACGCAGCACTTTTTGAGGAGCCGGTGACAGAGGCCCCGCATGTGCCGGTCGCAGAGCCGCGCCGCGTGGTTCAGCAACCGGTCCGCAAACCCGTGCTGCCCTCGCGCCGTGCCCAGGCCGAAGCACAGCCCGGACTGTCGTTTGATGACAGCCACCTTGGTTTTGAGCTTCCGCCGCTCAGCCTGCTGGAAAACCCGGTTGAAGTGCCGCGTCTGCATCTGAGTGACGAGGCGCTGGAAGAAAATGCGCGGATGCTGGAGACCGTGCTGGATGATTACGGCGTCAAAGGCGAGATCGTTGCCGTGCGCCCGGGCCCGGTCGTGACCATGTACGAGCTTGAGCCTGCGCCAGGCCTGAAAGCCAGCCGTGTGATCGGTCTTGCGGATGATATCGCGCGCTCCATGGCAGCGCTTTCGGCCCGTGTTTCGACGGTGCCGGGCCGTTCGGTCATCGGCATCGAACTGCCCAACGAAAGCCGCGAAAAGGTGGTGCTGCGGGAAATACTTTCGACGCGCGATTTTGGCGACGGCAATCAGCGGCTTCCGCTGGCACTTGGTAAAGACATCGGCGGCGACCCTATCGTTGCGAACCTTGCCAAGATGCCACACCTGCTGATCGCAGGGACCACGGGCTCGGGCAAATCCGTCGCCATCAACACGATGATTCTGTCGCTGCTCTATAAGCTGACGCCCGAAGAATGCCGGATGATCATGATCGATCCAAAGATGCTGGAACTGAGTGTTTATGACGGCATTCCGCATCTTCTGTCGCCGGTTGTAACAGACCCTAAAAAAGCGGTTGTGGCTCTGAAATGGGTCGTGGGCGAGATGGAAGAGCGCTATCGCAAGATGTCCAAAATGGGCGTGCGCAACATCGAAGGCTATAACGGCCGGGTCCGCGAGGCCCTGTCCAAAGGCGAACTCTTCAGCCGCACCGTCCAGACCGGGTTTGACGAGGACACCGGTGAGCCGGTTTTCGAGACTGAAGAAAACACGCCCGTCGCCCTGCCTTATATCGTCGTCATCGTCGATGAGATGGCCGATCTGATGATGGTTGCGGGCAAAGAGATCGAAGCCTGTATCCAGCGCCTGGCGCAGATGGCGCGTGCCTCAGGTATTCACCTGATTATGGCCACGCAACGCCCGTCGGTGGATGTGATCACCGGTACGATCAAGGCGAACTTCCCCACGCGGATATCCTTCCAGGTGACGTCGAAAATCGACAGCCGTACCATTCTGGGCGAAATGGGCGCTGAGCAGCTGCTGGGCATGGGTGATATGCTTTATATGGCCGGCGGCGCCAAAATCACCCGCTGTCACGGCCCGTTTGTCTCCGACGAGGAGGTTGAGGAGATCGTCAACCATCTCAAACAGTTCGGCGAGCCGGATTATGTCTCGGGCGTGGTCGAAGGACCGGCGGATGACAAAGAGAGCGATATCGACGCGGTTCTGGGACTGGGTGGCAATACCGACGGCGAAGATGCGCTTTATGACACCGCCGTGCAGGTGGTGATTAATGACCGCAAATGCTCGACAAGCTATATCCAGCGCAAACTGGCCATCGGTTATAACAAGGCGGCACGCCTGGTGGAGCAGATGGAGGACCAGGGGCTGGTTTCGCCCGCAAACCACGTGGGCAAACGGGACATTCTGGTGCCTGAACAGGGCTGA
- a CDS encoding LolA family protein: MFRFRPVILAIGFLCAGAVSAAADQLSLNAISAYLNDLKTAQGAFTQINDDGSISTGKLYISRPGRMRFEYDPPEQALVIAEASAVVIIDKKSNQPPETYPLNRTPLSLILARNINLARARMVTDHRFDGTATVVTAQDPDNPEYGNIQMSFTDNPVELRQWIVNDANGSTTTVILGEFETGMSLSSTLFDAGRAVSTRDR, from the coding sequence ATGTTTCGTTTCCGTCCTGTCATTCTGGCTATCGGTTTTCTCTGTGCCGGTGCGGTGTCTGCCGCGGCGGACCAGCTCTCGCTCAACGCGATCTCGGCCTATCTCAACGATCTCAAGACCGCGCAGGGTGCGTTTACGCAGATCAATGATGACGGCTCGATCAGCACGGGAAAGCTCTATATCAGCCGGCCCGGACGCATGCGGTTCGAATATGATCCGCCCGAGCAGGCGCTTGTGATTGCCGAAGCCTCTGCCGTGGTCATTATCGACAAAAAGTCGAACCAGCCGCCGGAAACCTATCCGCTGAACCGCACGCCGCTGTCGCTCATTCTGGCACGCAATATCAATCTGGCGCGGGCGCGGATGGTAACTGATCACCGGTTTGACGGCACCGCGACAGTCGTGACAGCGCAGGATCCGGACAATCCGGAATACGGTAATATTCAGATGAGTTTTACCGATAATCCGGTGGAGCTGCGCCAGTGGATCGTTAACGATGCCAACGGCAGCACGACAACCGTGATCCTCGGTGAGTTCGAGACCGGCATGAGCCTGTCATCAACGCTTTTTGATGCCGGCCGCGCGGTTTCGACGCGCGACCGCTGA
- a CDS encoding lytic transglycosylase, whose product MSRTLRAMALVLLVASCGGGQGTAPRHLDDACRIAQERPQYMKAFQATERKWGVPVHVQMATMHQESKFISNARTPHKYALGVIPMGRQSSAYGYAQALDGTWDDYKKATGKRFARRDRIRDASDFMGWYMVTSRSKNGIRLDDARRQYLAYHEGHTGYSRGSYNRKSWLLSVADRVDARADTYQAQLVACSARR is encoded by the coding sequence ATGAGCAGAACTCTTCGCGCTATGGCATTGGTTTTACTGGTTGCGTCCTGCGGAGGCGGCCAGGGTACGGCACCGCGTCACCTTGATGACGCCTGCCGCATTGCCCAGGAGCGCCCGCAATACATGAAGGCTTTTCAGGCCACTGAACGTAAATGGGGTGTACCGGTGCACGTCCAGATGGCGACAATGCATCAGGAAAGCAAATTCATCTCCAATGCGCGCACCCCGCATAAATATGCGCTGGGGGTCATTCCGATGGGTCGGCAATCCAGTGCATATGGCTATGCTCAGGCGCTCGACGGCACCTGGGACGATTACAAAAAAGCGACCGGCAAACGGTTTGCCCGCCGTGACCGGATCCGCGATGCGTCCGATTTCATGGGGTGGTATATGGTCACCAGCCGGTCGAAAAACGGCATCCGGCTCGATGACGCGCGCCGCCAGTATCTGGCCTATCACGAGGGGCACACAGGGTATTCGCGCGGATCTTACAACCGCAAATCGTGGCTGCTCAGTGTCGCCGACCGGGTCGATGCCCGCGCCGATACCTACCAGGCACAGCTTGTGGCCTGCAGCGCCCGGCGGTAA
- a CDS encoding AEC family transporter: MNLALTVLEIVAPVFLLAAIGYVWVKTGFEYRLQFVTQLAMTLSMPCLIFVSLMETEIDVGALTALSLATIVAYGAVTIAILILVKVMRLDNRTFTSPLIFGNTGNLGLPLAFFAFGDTGLSYAIIVFAIMLIWNFTFGIWMVAGQGSLTKILREPLFGGAFLGLLFMWQGWQTPVFLTNTLSLVGQLGIPLMLITLGVAVARLQAGGMVRAVLLSAVKLILCTAIAWGAADYFELGPVAFGVLVVQVATPVAVTSYMLAEKYGARSEDVAGLVVASTLMSVAALPLLLAAVL; this comes from the coding sequence GTGAACCTGGCGCTGACAGTGCTCGAAATTGTGGCGCCGGTCTTTCTGCTCGCGGCGATAGGCTATGTTTGGGTTAAAACCGGGTTTGAATACCGGTTGCAGTTCGTCACGCAGCTCGCAATGACACTATCCATGCCATGTCTCATTTTTGTTTCGCTGATGGAAACAGAAATTGATGTGGGTGCCCTGACGGCACTCTCGCTGGCGACAATCGTGGCCTATGGCGCGGTGACGATTGCCATCCTGATCCTCGTGAAAGTGATGCGGCTCGACAATCGTACCTTTACCAGTCCGCTGATTTTCGGGAATACCGGAAATCTGGGCCTGCCGCTGGCGTTTTTCGCCTTTGGCGACACTGGCCTGAGTTACGCCATCATTGTTTTCGCCATCATGCTGATCTGGAATTTCACTTTCGGGATCTGGATGGTGGCAGGACAGGGATCACTGACGAAAATTCTGCGCGAGCCACTCTTCGGCGGTGCTTTTCTGGGCCTCCTGTTTATGTGGCAGGGCTGGCAGACGCCGGTCTTTCTCACCAATACGCTCAGCCTTGTGGGGCAGCTTGGCATCCCGCTGATGCTGATCACGCTGGGCGTGGCGGTAGCCCGGCTTCAGGCGGGCGGCATGGTGCGCGCGGTTCTGCTGAGTGCTGTAAAACTCATTCTCTGCACGGCCATTGCCTGGGGTGCAGCCGACTACTTTGAGCTCGGGCCGGTCGCTTTTGGCGTGCTGGTGGTTCAAGTCGCAACACCGGTGGCCGTCACCTCTTATATGCTGGCGGAAAAGTACGGCGCACGGTCCGAAGATGTTGCCGGGCTGGTCGTCGCGTCCACGCTGATGTCTGTTGCGGCCCTGCCACTGCTGCTGGCAGCAGTTCTGTGA
- the hspQ gene encoding heat shock protein HspQ → MIRTRAKYNLGQVVRHKKHPFRGVIFDVDPEFANTEEWYEAIPEDSRPIKDQPFYHLLAENDQSYYVAYVSEQNLVADYSGEPVDHPDIPDLFGPFQNGTYPLHFQLN, encoded by the coding sequence ATGATCAGAACGCGTGCAAAATATAACCTCGGGCAGGTTGTCCGGCATAAGAAACACCCTTTCCGGGGTGTGATCTTTGATGTCGACCCGGAATTTGCCAACACCGAAGAGTGGTATGAGGCGATTCCCGAGGACAGCCGCCCGATCAAAGATCAGCCGTTTTATCACCTGCTGGCCGAAAATGATCAGAGCTATTACGTGGCCTATGTCTCTGAGCAGAACCTGGTGGCTGATTATTCCGGGGAGCCGGTTGATCATCCCGACATCCCCGATCTGTTCGGTCCGTTCCAGAACGGCACCTATCCCCTGCATTTCCAGCTGAACTGA
- a CDS encoding gamma-glutamyltransferase family protein, producing the protein MRDFHFPGRSPVLATNGMCATSHPLAAKTAIDILQSGGNAIDAAIAGAVLLGICEPQMTGIGGDCFVLWSETPDSPVKAVNGSGRAPAALDAAMLRAEGHAKVPPLSAHAVSMPGAVDAFCYLSDAAGRLGLADILAPAIHYADAGVPVAARVASDWAQDAPALQGHGRDHYLINGKVPSGGELFRAPGQAEVLRRFAKHGRDAFYTGEIAEDMLAALNAEGGLHTADDFANVAATPTDPISGYYNGLEVVEHPPNGHGVTAHLLMNILAQFDIAAMDPFGTERTHIEAEATKLAYDTRNRFLGDAGHMTRLDYMLSMDTAKSLAALIDPKKAMQSATKLSETVHKDTIYITVIDRDGMSVSLIYSIFNGFGSGIASEKFGILLQNRGAGFTLEEGHANELKGGKRPMHTIIPGMLRKDGKVIMPFGVMGGAYQPNGHARFVSNLTDFGMDPQTAIDGPRAFAIEDEMRVEHSYSQKVRQELSDLGHNVVEPATAIGGAQAILIRNDGVLEGGSDPRKDGCALGY; encoded by the coding sequence GTGCGCGATTTTCATTTTCCGGGCCGGTCACCGGTTCTGGCAACAAACGGGATGTGCGCAACCTCGCATCCGCTGGCCGCAAAAACTGCCATCGATATTCTGCAGTCCGGCGGAAACGCCATAGATGCGGCGATTGCCGGCGCGGTCCTTTTGGGGATCTGTGAGCCTCAGATGACAGGGATCGGCGGCGATTGTTTTGTTCTCTGGTCCGAAACCCCTGACAGCCCCGTCAAAGCGGTCAACGGATCCGGCCGGGCGCCGGCCGCCCTTGATGCCGCGATGCTTCGTGCTGAAGGCCACGCAAAAGTTCCTCCGCTGAGCGCCCATGCAGTCTCGATGCCGGGTGCTGTCGATGCATTTTGTTATCTCTCAGACGCTGCAGGCCGTCTCGGGCTTGCTGACATTCTGGCGCCGGCCATTCACTACGCCGATGCAGGTGTGCCCGTCGCGGCACGGGTTGCTTCGGACTGGGCACAGGATGCGCCCGCGCTGCAGGGTCACGGGCGCGATCATTATCTGATCAACGGCAAGGTCCCCTCAGGCGGCGAGCTTTTCCGGGCGCCAGGCCAGGCCGAAGTGCTGCGACGTTTCGCAAAACACGGGCGCGATGCTTTTTACACCGGCGAGATCGCGGAAGACATGCTCGCGGCTCTCAACGCTGAGGGTGGTCTGCATACCGCGGACGATTTTGCCAACGTGGCTGCCACGCCCACCGACCCGATCAGCGGATATTACAACGGCCTCGAAGTTGTTGAACATCCGCCAAACGGACATGGTGTAACCGCGCATCTGCTGATGAATATCCTCGCGCAGTTCGACATTGCGGCCATGGATCCCTTTGGCACTGAACGCACGCACATAGAGGCCGAAGCCACCAAACTGGCCTATGACACGCGCAACCGCTTTCTTGGTGACGCAGGCCATATGACCCGGCTCGATTACATGCTGAGCATGGACACCGCCAAAAGCCTTGCCGCGCTGATCGATCCGAAAAAAGCCATGCAAAGTGCCACGAAACTGTCCGAAACCGTACATAAGGACACAATCTATATCACCGTCATCGACCGCGACGGCATGTCAGTGTCTCTGATTTATTCGATTTTCAACGGGTTCGGGTCGGGCATCGCCTCTGAGAAGTTCGGGATCCTGCTGCAGAACCGTGGCGCCGGCTTTACGCTTGAAGAGGGGCATGCAAACGAACTCAAAGGCGGCAAACGGCCGATGCACACGATTATTCCCGGTATGCTGCGCAAAGATGGCAAAGTGATCATGCCGTTCGGGGTGATGGGCGGCGCGTATCAGCCCAACGGGCATGCCCGTTTCGTCTCCAATCTGACCGACTTTGGCATGGACCCTCAGACCGCCATCGACGGGCCCCGCGCCTTTGCAATCGAAGACGAGATGCGGGTCGAGCACAGCTATTCGCAAAAGGTGCGTCAGGAGTTGTCGGACCTCGGTCACAACGTGGTCGAACCGGCAACCGCGATCGGCGGCGCTCAGGCGATTCTGATCCGCAATGACGGGGTGCTTGAAGGTGGAAGTGACCCGCGCAAGGACGGCTGTGCTCTGGGATACTGA